In Musa acuminata AAA Group cultivar baxijiao unplaced genomic scaffold, Cavendish_Baxijiao_AAA HiC_scaffold_1118, whole genome shotgun sequence, one genomic interval encodes:
- the LOC135666670 gene encoding rho GTPase-activating protein 6-like isoform X3 yields the protein MASSHSADNVMQCKTCRCGEGDTNFWITRGSDNPDKQSNNCPNCNVFKSGPLFISSKGIGWTSWKKRWFVLTRTSLVFFRTDPAALPQKGSEANVTLGGIDLNNSGSVVVKADKKILTVLFPDGRDGRTFTLKAETSEDLYEWKAALENAVAQAPSAALALGQNGIFHNEITESIEASHDQWKDTQPATSTVIGRPILLALEDIDGSPSFLEKALRFIEQHGIKVEGILRQSADVEEVKCRVREYEQGKNEFSSDEDAHVVGDCIKYVLRELPSSPVPASCCTALVEAYRTDRGIRVDSMRTAIYKTFPEPNRRLLQRILKMMQTVAEKKSQNRMSLSALAACMAPLLLRPLLAGDCEFEDDFNMGGDGSLQLLRAAAAANHAQAIVIILLEQYDSVFDEDFLRESSISSGLYSDSGDGDVEDDDSTDNDIPDDDEYHDEHNSDDDLTDTDTPGDDGYSDENNGLEADIDDDSECLSTKPISESNSNVGSDPHDNKVLDNQKRDGASLQDSDVLDAPKILADSVHDTSLQEVCQKKLSSVSEIPYLEDSSAQKCETLLHDESNAIGSHVSASHESIGDNSTSTSPMPKSVSHILSSSARKAIDKPNEPVVCARRPTIWGRTSAKKNLSMESIDLLSEDEIAIQNLENTKNDLQNKIAKEVKGNAVLQESLERRKEALDERRLALERDIERLREQLQKERDLRASLESGLMNMRPGLVSFSSAMDSKTREDLEEVALAEADIVTLKQKVADLRGQLNHELKQSYASLCESCGKCFHSRDHSAEKDQSEDVSSINLVDQHENFLKQDDALSGVVCETMPAKEQELPSSREAEPPQYQNREPTSQTTISLGTRSASSTKDSIAKLSSEDEDTKKTEAQGLLSSPRAETSSGQLQANQRGIKSPVSSCISNIEEPVTTTCKSLSKNSTSRELSRL from the exons GCTGCTCTCCCTCAAAAGGGAAGTGAAGCAAATGTAACGCTTGGTGGTATTGACCTGAATAATTCAGGAAG TGTTGTCGTGAAAGCAGACAAAAAGATTTTAACAGTATTGTTTCCTGATGGCCGGGATGGGAGAACTTTTACATTAAAGGCAG AAACTTCTGAGGATCTATACGAGTGGAAAGCTGCATTAGAGAATGCTGTGGCACAAGCACCTAGTGCAGCCCTTGCATTGGGACAGAATGGAATATTCCACAATGAAATAACTGAATCAATTGAAGCTTCACATGATCAAT GGAAAGATACACAGCCTGCGACATCCACTGTGATTGGTAGGCCTATCTTGCTTGCACTTGAAGACATTGATGGAAGCCCATCATTCTTGGAAAAGGCCCTCAGGTTCATTGAGCAACATg GAATCAAAGTGGAAGGTATCCTGCGGCAGTCTGCTGATGTTGAAGAGGTAAAATGCAGAGTTCGTGAATATGAACAGG GAAAAAATGAGTTTTCTTCAGATGAGGATGCACATGTTGTTGGAGACTGTATCAAG TATGTGCTGCGAGAGTTGCCATCTTCTCCTGTTCCTGCATCTTGTTGTACCGCACTGGTTGAAGCATATA GAACTGATCGTGGAATCAGAGTTGACTCTATGCGCACTGCAATATACAAAACTTTCCCAGAGCCTAATCGTCGTTTACTGCAAAG GATTCTTAAGATGATGCAAACAGTGGCCGAGAAAAAGTCTCAGAACCGTATGTCACTTTCGGCTTTAGCAGCTTGCATGGCTCCATTACTTCTCCGCCCTCTTCTTGCTGGTGATTGTGAATTTGAAGATGATTTTAATATGGGTGGAGACGGTTCTCTTCAACTTCTGAGAGCGGCGGCAGCTGCTAACCATGCTCAAGCCATTGTCATAATTCTGTTGGAGCAGTATGACAGTGTTTTTGAT GAGGATTTCTTGCGTGAGAGCTCAATCTCATCAGGGCTTTACTCTGACTCTGGAGATGGTGATGTTGAAGATGATGATTCAACTGATAATGACATTCCAGATGATGATGAATATCATGATGAGCATAATAGTGATGATGATTTGACTGATACTGACACTCCAGGAGATGATGGATACTCTGATGAGAATAATGGTCTTGAAGCAGATATAGATGATGATTCTGAATGCTTGTCCACTAAACCAATTAGTGAAAGCAACAGCAATGTTGGAAGTGATCCACATGATAATAAG GTCCTGGACAATCAGAAGAGAGATGGTGCATCTCTGCAAGACAGTGATGTTCTTGATGCCCCCAAAATTCTGGCAGATTCAGTACATGATACTTCTTTACAAGAAGTTTGTCAGAAAAAATTATCATCGGTATCTGAGATTCCATATCTTGAGGATTCTAGTGCACAGAAATGTGAAACTTTGCTGCACGATGAAAGTAATGCAATAGGTTCTCATGTTAGTGCCTCCCACGAATCTATTGGTGACAATTCTACTTCCACAAGTCCAATGCCAAAGTCTGTTAGTCATATTTTATCTTCAAGTGCTCGAAAAGCTATAGACAAGCCAAATGAACCAGTTGTCTGTGCAAGACGACCTACTATATGGGGACGTACCTCT GCGAAAAAGAACCTTTCCATGGAGTCAATTGACTTGTTAAGTGAAGATGA GATTGCTATTCAAAATCTTGAGAACACTAAGAATGACCTTCAAAATAAAATTGCCAAGGAG GTAAAGGGAAATGCAGTTTTACAAGAAAGTTTGGAAAGACGAAAGGAAGCTTTGGATGAGCGTCGTTTAGCTCTTGAGCGAGAT ATAGAAAGACTGCGCGAGCAACTACAAAAGGAAAGAGATCTGAGAGCATCCTTAGAATCTGGATTAATGAACATGCGACCTGGGCTTGTATCTTTTTCATCTGCTATGGACAGCAAG ACAAGGGAGGATCTAGAGGAAGTCGCTCTTGCTGAAGCAGATATAGTTACTTTGAAGCAGAAAGTTGCTGATCTTCGTGGTCAGCTTAATCATGAGCTAAAACAAAGCTATGCTTCCTTATGCGAGTCATGTGGCAAATGTTTCCACAGTAGGGATCATTCTGCAGA GAAAGATCAGTCGGAAGATGTTAGTAGCATCAATCTTGTTGATCAACATGAGAATTTTCTGAAACAAGAT GATGCCCTCTCTGGAGTAGTCTGTGAAACTATGCCAGCAAaagagcaagagttgccttcttcaaGAGAAGCAGAGCCTCCTCAGTATCAAAACAGAGAACCAACTAGTCAGACTACTATCTCTTTGGGAACCAGAAGTGCGTCATCTACTAAGGACTCAATTGCAAAGCTCTCTTCTGAGGATGAG GATACAAAAAAGACAGAAGCACAAGGCTTGCTATCTTCTCCAAGAGCTGAGACTTCATCTGGGCAGCTCCAGGCCAATCAACGTGGTATAAAGTCTCCAGTTTCAAGCTGCATCTCAAATATTGAGGAGCCAGTGACGACTACTTGCAAGTCTCTTTCAAAGAATTCCACTTCCAGGG AACTCTCCAGGCTATGA
- the LOC135666670 gene encoding rho GTPase-activating protein REN1-like isoform X2, with product MFSRVDHSSFHLKAALPQKGSEANVTLGGIDLNNSGSVVVKADKKILTVLFPDGRDGRTFTLKAETSEDLYEWKAALENAVAQAPSAALALGQNGIFHNEITESIEASHDQWKDTQPATSTVIGRPILLALEDIDGSPSFLEKALRFIEQHGIKVEGILRQSADVEEVKCRVREYEQGKNEFSSDEDAHVVGDCIKYVLRELPSSPVPASCCTALVEAYRTDRGIRVDSMRTAIYKTFPEPNRRLLQRILKMMQTVAEKKSQNRMSLSALAACMAPLLLRPLLAGDCEFEDDFNMGGDGSLQLLRAAAAANHAQAIVIILLEQYDSVFDEDFLRESSISSGLYSDSGDGDVEDDDSTDNDIPDDDEYHDEHNSDDDLTDTDTPGDDGYSDENNGLEADIDDDSECLSTKPISESNSNVGSDPHDNKVLDNQKRDGASLQDSDVLDAPKILADSVHDTSLQEVCQKKLSSVSEIPYLEDSSAQKCETLLHDESNAIGSHVSASHESIGDNSTSTSPMPKSVSHILSSSARKAIDKPNEPVVCARRPTIWGRTSAKKNLSMESIDLLSEDEIAIQNLENTKNDLQNKIAKEVKGNAVLQESLERRKEALDERRLALERDIERLREQLQKERDLRASLESGLMNMRPGLVSFSSAMDSKTREDLEEVALAEADIVTLKQKVADLRGQLNHELKQSYASLCESCGKCFHSRDHSAEKDQSEDVSSINLVDQHENFLKQDDALSGVVCETMPAKEQELPSSREAEPPQYQNREPTSQTTISLGTRSASSTKDSIAKLSSEDEDTKKTEAQGLLSSPRAETSSGQLQANQRGIKSPVSSCISNIEEPVTTTCKSLSKNSTSRGENSPGYENMEGQCQESMSSSDGQPPQKQRMNIVKQSSKLPQGPNKVLPSTEESVKVGQNTASKKFSLWGQNVKKEAQDPSLSNKQSNNPRPSDTESNSLKSQTSASVSSSVELAIAGLSGTTKKHSSRPEEQVSSSASALAKLTNRLNFLKERRAQLVNELQFVQNNHTLGQDGPPPRTKSR from the exons GCTGCTCTCCCTCAAAAGGGAAGTGAAGCAAATGTAACGCTTGGTGGTATTGACCTGAATAATTCAGGAAG TGTTGTCGTGAAAGCAGACAAAAAGATTTTAACAGTATTGTTTCCTGATGGCCGGGATGGGAGAACTTTTACATTAAAGGCAG AAACTTCTGAGGATCTATACGAGTGGAAAGCTGCATTAGAGAATGCTGTGGCACAAGCACCTAGTGCAGCCCTTGCATTGGGACAGAATGGAATATTCCACAATGAAATAACTGAATCAATTGAAGCTTCACATGATCAAT GGAAAGATACACAGCCTGCGACATCCACTGTGATTGGTAGGCCTATCTTGCTTGCACTTGAAGACATTGATGGAAGCCCATCATTCTTGGAAAAGGCCCTCAGGTTCATTGAGCAACATg GAATCAAAGTGGAAGGTATCCTGCGGCAGTCTGCTGATGTTGAAGAGGTAAAATGCAGAGTTCGTGAATATGAACAGG GAAAAAATGAGTTTTCTTCAGATGAGGATGCACATGTTGTTGGAGACTGTATCAAG TATGTGCTGCGAGAGTTGCCATCTTCTCCTGTTCCTGCATCTTGTTGTACCGCACTGGTTGAAGCATATA GAACTGATCGTGGAATCAGAGTTGACTCTATGCGCACTGCAATATACAAAACTTTCCCAGAGCCTAATCGTCGTTTACTGCAAAG GATTCTTAAGATGATGCAAACAGTGGCCGAGAAAAAGTCTCAGAACCGTATGTCACTTTCGGCTTTAGCAGCTTGCATGGCTCCATTACTTCTCCGCCCTCTTCTTGCTGGTGATTGTGAATTTGAAGATGATTTTAATATGGGTGGAGACGGTTCTCTTCAACTTCTGAGAGCGGCGGCAGCTGCTAACCATGCTCAAGCCATTGTCATAATTCTGTTGGAGCAGTATGACAGTGTTTTTGAT GAGGATTTCTTGCGTGAGAGCTCAATCTCATCAGGGCTTTACTCTGACTCTGGAGATGGTGATGTTGAAGATGATGATTCAACTGATAATGACATTCCAGATGATGATGAATATCATGATGAGCATAATAGTGATGATGATTTGACTGATACTGACACTCCAGGAGATGATGGATACTCTGATGAGAATAATGGTCTTGAAGCAGATATAGATGATGATTCTGAATGCTTGTCCACTAAACCAATTAGTGAAAGCAACAGCAATGTTGGAAGTGATCCACATGATAATAAG GTCCTGGACAATCAGAAGAGAGATGGTGCATCTCTGCAAGACAGTGATGTTCTTGATGCCCCCAAAATTCTGGCAGATTCAGTACATGATACTTCTTTACAAGAAGTTTGTCAGAAAAAATTATCATCGGTATCTGAGATTCCATATCTTGAGGATTCTAGTGCACAGAAATGTGAAACTTTGCTGCACGATGAAAGTAATGCAATAGGTTCTCATGTTAGTGCCTCCCACGAATCTATTGGTGACAATTCTACTTCCACAAGTCCAATGCCAAAGTCTGTTAGTCATATTTTATCTTCAAGTGCTCGAAAAGCTATAGACAAGCCAAATGAACCAGTTGTCTGTGCAAGACGACCTACTATATGGGGACGTACCTCT GCGAAAAAGAACCTTTCCATGGAGTCAATTGACTTGTTAAGTGAAGATGA GATTGCTATTCAAAATCTTGAGAACACTAAGAATGACCTTCAAAATAAAATTGCCAAGGAG GTAAAGGGAAATGCAGTTTTACAAGAAAGTTTGGAAAGACGAAAGGAAGCTTTGGATGAGCGTCGTTTAGCTCTTGAGCGAGAT ATAGAAAGACTGCGCGAGCAACTACAAAAGGAAAGAGATCTGAGAGCATCCTTAGAATCTGGATTAATGAACATGCGACCTGGGCTTGTATCTTTTTCATCTGCTATGGACAGCAAG ACAAGGGAGGATCTAGAGGAAGTCGCTCTTGCTGAAGCAGATATAGTTACTTTGAAGCAGAAAGTTGCTGATCTTCGTGGTCAGCTTAATCATGAGCTAAAACAAAGCTATGCTTCCTTATGCGAGTCATGTGGCAAATGTTTCCACAGTAGGGATCATTCTGCAGA GAAAGATCAGTCGGAAGATGTTAGTAGCATCAATCTTGTTGATCAACATGAGAATTTTCTGAAACAAGAT GATGCCCTCTCTGGAGTAGTCTGTGAAACTATGCCAGCAAaagagcaagagttgccttcttcaaGAGAAGCAGAGCCTCCTCAGTATCAAAACAGAGAACCAACTAGTCAGACTACTATCTCTTTGGGAACCAGAAGTGCGTCATCTACTAAGGACTCAATTGCAAAGCTCTCTTCTGAGGATGAG GATACAAAAAAGACAGAAGCACAAGGCTTGCTATCTTCTCCAAGAGCTGAGACTTCATCTGGGCAGCTCCAGGCCAATCAACGTGGTATAAAGTCTCCAGTTTCAAGCTGCATCTCAAATATTGAGGAGCCAGTGACGACTACTTGCAAGTCTCTTTCAAAGAATTCCACTTCCAGGGGTGAG AACTCTCCAGGCTATGAGAATATGGAAGGTCAATGCCAAGAATCAATGTCATCATCAGATGGGCAACCACCTCAGAAACAGAGAATGAATATAGTTAAGCAAAGCAGTAAACTCCCCCAGGGCCCTAATAAAGTTCTTCCATCTACTGAAGAGTCGGTGAAAGTTGGACAGAATACTGCTTCAAAGAAATTCTCTTTGTGGGGTCAGAATGTGAAGAAGGAAGCCCAAGATCCATCTTTGTCTAATAAGCAGTCCAACAACCCACGGCCAAGTGACACAGAATCAAATAGTCTGAAATCTCAGACTTCTGCTAGTGTTTCATCTTCTGTGGAGTTGGCAATAGCTGGGCTCAGTGGAACCACAAAAAAACACTCTTCCAGACCTGAG GAACAAGTCTCTTCATCAGCTTCGGCACTTGCAAAGTTGACAAACCGCCTAAACTTTTTGAAGGAACGTCGTGCCCAACTCGTAAACGAGCTACAATTTGTGCAGAATAATCATACTTTAGGTCAAGATGGTCCTCCCCCAAGAACCAAGTCAAGATGA
- the LOC135666670 gene encoding rho GTPase-activating protein 6-like isoform X1, with the protein MASSHSADNVMQCKTCRCGEGDTNFWITRGSDNPDKQSNNCPNCNVFKSGPLFISSKGIGWTSWKKRWFVLTRTSLVFFRTDPAALPQKGSEANVTLGGIDLNNSGSVVVKADKKILTVLFPDGRDGRTFTLKAETSEDLYEWKAALENAVAQAPSAALALGQNGIFHNEITESIEASHDQWKDTQPATSTVIGRPILLALEDIDGSPSFLEKALRFIEQHGIKVEGILRQSADVEEVKCRVREYEQGKNEFSSDEDAHVVGDCIKYVLRELPSSPVPASCCTALVEAYRTDRGIRVDSMRTAIYKTFPEPNRRLLQRILKMMQTVAEKKSQNRMSLSALAACMAPLLLRPLLAGDCEFEDDFNMGGDGSLQLLRAAAAANHAQAIVIILLEQYDSVFDEDFLRESSISSGLYSDSGDGDVEDDDSTDNDIPDDDEYHDEHNSDDDLTDTDTPGDDGYSDENNGLEADIDDDSECLSTKPISESNSNVGSDPHDNKVLDNQKRDGASLQDSDVLDAPKILADSVHDTSLQEVCQKKLSSVSEIPYLEDSSAQKCETLLHDESNAIGSHVSASHESIGDNSTSTSPMPKSVSHILSSSARKAIDKPNEPVVCARRPTIWGRTSAKKNLSMESIDLLSEDEIAIQNLENTKNDLQNKIAKEVKGNAVLQESLERRKEALDERRLALERDIERLREQLQKERDLRASLESGLMNMRPGLVSFSSAMDSKTREDLEEVALAEADIVTLKQKVADLRGQLNHELKQSYASLCESCGKCFHSRDHSAEKDQSEDVSSINLVDQHENFLKQDDALSGVVCETMPAKEQELPSSREAEPPQYQNREPTSQTTISLGTRSASSTKDSIAKLSSEDEDTKKTEAQGLLSSPRAETSSGQLQANQRGIKSPVSSCISNIEEPVTTTCKSLSKNSTSRGENSPGYENMEGQCQESMSSSDGQPPQKQRMNIVKQSSKLPQGPNKVLPSTEESVKVGQNTASKKFSLWGQNVKKEAQDPSLSNKQSNNPRPSDTESNSLKSQTSASVSSSVELAIAGLSGTTKKHSSRPEEQVSSSASALAKLTNRLNFLKERRAQLVNELQFVQNNHTLGQDGPPPRTKSR; encoded by the exons GCTGCTCTCCCTCAAAAGGGAAGTGAAGCAAATGTAACGCTTGGTGGTATTGACCTGAATAATTCAGGAAG TGTTGTCGTGAAAGCAGACAAAAAGATTTTAACAGTATTGTTTCCTGATGGCCGGGATGGGAGAACTTTTACATTAAAGGCAG AAACTTCTGAGGATCTATACGAGTGGAAAGCTGCATTAGAGAATGCTGTGGCACAAGCACCTAGTGCAGCCCTTGCATTGGGACAGAATGGAATATTCCACAATGAAATAACTGAATCAATTGAAGCTTCACATGATCAAT GGAAAGATACACAGCCTGCGACATCCACTGTGATTGGTAGGCCTATCTTGCTTGCACTTGAAGACATTGATGGAAGCCCATCATTCTTGGAAAAGGCCCTCAGGTTCATTGAGCAACATg GAATCAAAGTGGAAGGTATCCTGCGGCAGTCTGCTGATGTTGAAGAGGTAAAATGCAGAGTTCGTGAATATGAACAGG GAAAAAATGAGTTTTCTTCAGATGAGGATGCACATGTTGTTGGAGACTGTATCAAG TATGTGCTGCGAGAGTTGCCATCTTCTCCTGTTCCTGCATCTTGTTGTACCGCACTGGTTGAAGCATATA GAACTGATCGTGGAATCAGAGTTGACTCTATGCGCACTGCAATATACAAAACTTTCCCAGAGCCTAATCGTCGTTTACTGCAAAG GATTCTTAAGATGATGCAAACAGTGGCCGAGAAAAAGTCTCAGAACCGTATGTCACTTTCGGCTTTAGCAGCTTGCATGGCTCCATTACTTCTCCGCCCTCTTCTTGCTGGTGATTGTGAATTTGAAGATGATTTTAATATGGGTGGAGACGGTTCTCTTCAACTTCTGAGAGCGGCGGCAGCTGCTAACCATGCTCAAGCCATTGTCATAATTCTGTTGGAGCAGTATGACAGTGTTTTTGAT GAGGATTTCTTGCGTGAGAGCTCAATCTCATCAGGGCTTTACTCTGACTCTGGAGATGGTGATGTTGAAGATGATGATTCAACTGATAATGACATTCCAGATGATGATGAATATCATGATGAGCATAATAGTGATGATGATTTGACTGATACTGACACTCCAGGAGATGATGGATACTCTGATGAGAATAATGGTCTTGAAGCAGATATAGATGATGATTCTGAATGCTTGTCCACTAAACCAATTAGTGAAAGCAACAGCAATGTTGGAAGTGATCCACATGATAATAAG GTCCTGGACAATCAGAAGAGAGATGGTGCATCTCTGCAAGACAGTGATGTTCTTGATGCCCCCAAAATTCTGGCAGATTCAGTACATGATACTTCTTTACAAGAAGTTTGTCAGAAAAAATTATCATCGGTATCTGAGATTCCATATCTTGAGGATTCTAGTGCACAGAAATGTGAAACTTTGCTGCACGATGAAAGTAATGCAATAGGTTCTCATGTTAGTGCCTCCCACGAATCTATTGGTGACAATTCTACTTCCACAAGTCCAATGCCAAAGTCTGTTAGTCATATTTTATCTTCAAGTGCTCGAAAAGCTATAGACAAGCCAAATGAACCAGTTGTCTGTGCAAGACGACCTACTATATGGGGACGTACCTCT GCGAAAAAGAACCTTTCCATGGAGTCAATTGACTTGTTAAGTGAAGATGA GATTGCTATTCAAAATCTTGAGAACACTAAGAATGACCTTCAAAATAAAATTGCCAAGGAG GTAAAGGGAAATGCAGTTTTACAAGAAAGTTTGGAAAGACGAAAGGAAGCTTTGGATGAGCGTCGTTTAGCTCTTGAGCGAGAT ATAGAAAGACTGCGCGAGCAACTACAAAAGGAAAGAGATCTGAGAGCATCCTTAGAATCTGGATTAATGAACATGCGACCTGGGCTTGTATCTTTTTCATCTGCTATGGACAGCAAG ACAAGGGAGGATCTAGAGGAAGTCGCTCTTGCTGAAGCAGATATAGTTACTTTGAAGCAGAAAGTTGCTGATCTTCGTGGTCAGCTTAATCATGAGCTAAAACAAAGCTATGCTTCCTTATGCGAGTCATGTGGCAAATGTTTCCACAGTAGGGATCATTCTGCAGA GAAAGATCAGTCGGAAGATGTTAGTAGCATCAATCTTGTTGATCAACATGAGAATTTTCTGAAACAAGAT GATGCCCTCTCTGGAGTAGTCTGTGAAACTATGCCAGCAAaagagcaagagttgccttcttcaaGAGAAGCAGAGCCTCCTCAGTATCAAAACAGAGAACCAACTAGTCAGACTACTATCTCTTTGGGAACCAGAAGTGCGTCATCTACTAAGGACTCAATTGCAAAGCTCTCTTCTGAGGATGAG GATACAAAAAAGACAGAAGCACAAGGCTTGCTATCTTCTCCAAGAGCTGAGACTTCATCTGGGCAGCTCCAGGCCAATCAACGTGGTATAAAGTCTCCAGTTTCAAGCTGCATCTCAAATATTGAGGAGCCAGTGACGACTACTTGCAAGTCTCTTTCAAAGAATTCCACTTCCAGGGGTGAG AACTCTCCAGGCTATGAGAATATGGAAGGTCAATGCCAAGAATCAATGTCATCATCAGATGGGCAACCACCTCAGAAACAGAGAATGAATATAGTTAAGCAAAGCAGTAAACTCCCCCAGGGCCCTAATAAAGTTCTTCCATCTACTGAAGAGTCGGTGAAAGTTGGACAGAATACTGCTTCAAAGAAATTCTCTTTGTGGGGTCAGAATGTGAAGAAGGAAGCCCAAGATCCATCTTTGTCTAATAAGCAGTCCAACAACCCACGGCCAAGTGACACAGAATCAAATAGTCTGAAATCTCAGACTTCTGCTAGTGTTTCATCTTCTGTGGAGTTGGCAATAGCTGGGCTCAGTGGAACCACAAAAAAACACTCTTCCAGACCTGAG GAACAAGTCTCTTCATCAGCTTCGGCACTTGCAAAGTTGACAAACCGCCTAAACTTTTTGAAGGAACGTCGTGCCCAACTCGTAAACGAGCTACAATTTGTGCAGAATAATCATACTTTAGGTCAAGATGGTCCTCCCCCAAGAACCAAGTCAAGATGA